Proteins from a single region of Centropristis striata isolate RG_2023a ecotype Rhode Island chromosome 9, C.striata_1.0, whole genome shotgun sequence:
- the LOC131977457 gene encoding synapse-associated protein 1-like: MFKNWGTWLGIENENGQVKQEDASVDANEDKTQDINKTTAVAERDPTSAVEEDAQPPQMLQKANGFSGYIYNFASSASKKLSESVVETAQTLKKSVKEGKINGIIDKTILGEFQKEQERFVQEKKAKTSGAAVPPWVGYNEEDTIQQQILALSADKRNFLRDPPAGVQFHFDFEQMYPVAMVMLEEDELLRKMRFHLVPKQVKEEAFWKNYFYRVSLIKQSAQLTALAAQQAAERRIMEGTGTSPETAQQKDVVKRKTPPALCSAKPKTREEEEEISTSPSVSEFVSDAFDSCKINEDDLRKEMEQLVLDKRELTNTQQEETPDWERELQEELQEYDVLADNENRDDNWDKEIEEMLMADS, encoded by the exons ATGTTTAAGAACTGGGGGACCTGGCTTGGAATAGAAAACGAAAATGGCCAAGTTAAGCAAGAAGACGCGTCTGTTGATGCTAATGAAGACAAGACTCAGGACATAAACAAGACGACTGCTGTTGCTGAAAGGGATCCAACCAGTGCTGTTGAGGAAGATGCTCAACCGCCTCAAATGCTCCAAAAGGCGAATGGCTTCAGTG GCTACATTTATAACTTCGCCAGCAGTGCCTCAAAGAAACTGTCTGAGTCTGTGGTGGAAACAGCACAAACCCTAAAGAAAAGTGTGAAGGAGGGGAAGATCAATGGAATTATTGATAAG ACTATTTTGGGAGAATTCCAGAAAGAACAAGAAAGGTTTGTTCaggagaaaaaggcaaaaacatcTG GTGCTGCTGTGCCACCATGGGTTGGTTATAACGAAGAGGACACCATACAGCAACAGATTTTAGCTCTCTCCGCT GACAAAAGAAATTTTTTGCGAGATCCTCCCGCTGGGGTAcagtttcactttgactttgagCAAATGTATCCAGTCGCCATGGTGATGTTGGAAGAAGATGAGCTGCTTCGGAAGATGCGCTTCCATCTGGTCCCCAAACA GGTGAAAGAGGAGGCCTTCTGGAAGAATTACTTCTACCGTGTGTCTTTGATAAAACAGTCAGCTCAGCTCACAGCTCTAGCAGCACAACAGGCTGCTGAGCGCAGAATCATGGAGGGAACTGGCACCAGTCCGGAGACTGCTCAACAAAAGG ATGTTGTTAAACGAAAAACTCCCCCTGCCCTCTGCAGTGCCAAACCAAAGACAAGGGAG gaggaagaggagatctCCACCAGCCCATCTGTGTCTGAATTTGTGAGTGATGCTTTTGACTCATGCAAGATAAACGAGGACGACCTACGCAAAGAAATGGAACAGCTGGTTCTAGACAAGAGGGAACTTACAAATACACAACAGG aggAGACTCCTGACTGGgagagagagctgcaggaggagcttcAGGAGTATGACGTGTTGGCTGATAATGAAAATCGTGATGACAACTGGGACAAGGAGATTGAAGAGATGCTAATGGCGGACAGTTAG